CTTTGGTTATCTATTTTTGCTTCCTAAGCAaaacaggggggggggggggggggggggactagtCATAACAACTCTTTCTTATATAATCCTGAATTTTGGAATTGGTGGATTCATAGCTTATAAGGAATCTGTCTTTTTACGTAGTTCAATCCTTTACTTAATTGTGAATTTATTCATCTTTTTCAATATATATTGTGCAAGTATCAAAAACGCTGAATCCCTCACAAGCATTTTTAATCAAATCAAAGTACGAGTTATGCTAAGTAAATTAGTCTTTTTATTAGTAGTACTATCTTTGATATTACAGTAGTTTCTCACATATTTGGTTACCTATTCAAGAAGAAAACTCTAGATATAACCAAAAGAAAAGGGTCTATAGACAAAAGAAAGGCATGAAAATAAGTTAAGGTATATCTAAATTGAAAGAAAACAGCCTCTTAAGCATCTCAAGAAAAGTTTCTTCTCAATTTttattttgtgtgtgtatatataaccATTATATTCAATATCTTCTCTACAAACAACTCAAAAAACAAGAAAAGAGCCTTTATAACACATACAAATTCTCATATTAGCAAAAGAAACCGAGAAAACAATGGATTCAAAGGGAGCTGCAGCTGCTGTACCAACACAAGTTTATGAAGATTTTGTGCCAACAACAGAGTTGGTGCAAGAACAAGACTCTGATACTCTTCTACTTAATCTCACAGGTGATGTTCTTTTACTGTTATTTTTTAGAGGGAATTAGTTGTTGCCTCCTTATATCGTGTTTTGAGTGACTTTTAGCTTTTGAGTTTGAGTCAGACCTCGAGGTCCATTTCCTTGAGAGTTTCTTGTCGTCGTAAGTTatattgctcggactctccaaaaactGTTGTCGTAGATGTATGGGATCCTCCAAAATTagactacttttggaggatccaacgCGCACTAGTCGACATTTTTTAATAGTCAGAGCAACATAAGTTGTAAGATATGGTTGAATTTCCTGTTGTGGGTAAAGTTTATGTGACTTTAAGACATGAGAATCATAGTGTAACTCTCTAAAATTAGATCACAACAAGGAAATGAGAATCATACAATAACCTTTTTTATgtaatatttgaaaaagaaaaaaaaaaaaaaaaaaaaaggaatgcaGATACTTTATGCTATGTTGCttgactcttcaaaaatgttgcCACACCTGTGTCGGGTCTCCCGAAAATGCACTAATATTGGAGGATCTGATACATACCTTGTAGCATTTTTGAAGAGTATGAGCAATAGAAACTTTTGGGTCCTCAACACAATGTCATTATTTTCATGGGAACATCACAACAATTCAGATGTCACAATAGGACGGAAATGTCACATTTCAGCTATGTTGCTTAGACCCTTCAAAATTCTGTTGCACTCGCGTcgaatcctccaaaaatgcataGTTTTTCGAGGATCTGACACACACCCGGCGATCGTTTTGAAGAGTTCGAGCAACATAGCATTTAAGAGTAGATTATTTACGGCCTTTTGACATATTCATGGGCCATGTTTGACGTTAATACAGTAACATCGAAAATTCTGCAGGTTTCAAAAAGGAACAAGTGAGGGTTCAACTGACCAGAACAGGAATTCTGAAGATCAGTGGACAAAGGCCAGTTGTTGGGCAGAACAAATCGCTTAGGTTCCAGAAAGACTTCCCTGTTTCAGAAAATTGCGACAAAACAAAAATCAGTGCAAAGTTTGAAAATGGCATTCTTTATGTTAAACAACCAAAACTGATAACTTCATCAGATAAAAACGATCAGGCAACGCCAACCACCAATCCTCAACAGCCCAAAAAACCAGCAGACGAGCCACAACCTCAAAAGAAAGACGAagaacaagcaacaacaacaacaacaacaacaaaagaaTTGCCTAAGCAGCAGGCTAATGCTGACAAGCCGGAAATAGAAGAACCAAACACAAAAGAAGCTAAAGATCTTCAAGAAAAATTACCTGCTGAGAAAACTGCCACTAATAGCACAGCACAAGATAGAAATAGACAAAATTATGAGTCTAAACTTGAAAATGATGCAAACATGGGAGGAATTGCAGCGCTGGCTGAGAAGCTGAAGATGCCAAGgaaagtgatgaatatgagtctGATTGCTCTTTTGGTTCTTGGAATTGGCCTCTATGTCAGCCATATGATGAAGTCCGCCATTACAAAGTTCACGAATTAAGCTTTTCGTCCATTAATCTAAAACTATAAGTTGGGATATTTGCATTCCTCCCAGCTCATGTCAGTCTGAATGAAGAACTCACTGACTACTCCCCTTTCTCATAGCATTGCTGAATTGTATACATGAAACATTCGATTCAAAAGTTCATATGAATAAAATATGACTTATACTAAGGTGTTCTGATATATGTCTGATCTGTGCTTATTATTAACAAGAAAGCAAGGGAAAAAAACTGAATTCATGTCCTAGGAAAAGGGTCAACTCAAGATTAAGCAGAAAGACTATACTAACGAGAAATGAGATCAATAAGCAGAATATATCTGTATTTGATGACTAACTATCACGCCACTAAACAAGAAATCTTTATGCATAACATTCAGTAAGTTAAGAATTTGGGAGAAGTTACTAACTGCATGAGCATCAGGAAGATGTGTTACAGTTGGGAATAGTGAGCACGATCAATACAAAAAGAATTGGAATTAGCTACGAACTTCGTCACTAATCCGTCTGTAATGCGTGCTAAATTTCTAGTAGCTAACAGAATTTTCTGATAATCTGTCGCTATGTAGGATTAACGAAGGATTTTATTGTTTATCTACAGAATTTGTTGTTTTTTAG
The sequence above is a segment of the Lycium barbarum isolate Lr01 chromosome 6, ASM1917538v2, whole genome shotgun sequence genome. Coding sequences within it:
- the LOC132600703 gene encoding inactive protein RESTRICTED TEV MOVEMENT 2-like produces the protein MDSKGAAAAVPTQVYEDFVPTTELVQEQDSDTLLLNLTGFKKEQVRVQLTRTGILKISGQRPVVGQNKSLRFQKDFPVSENCDKTKISAKFENGILYVKQPKLITSSDKNDQATPTTNPQQPKKPADEPQPQKKDEEQATTTTTTTKELPKQQANADKPEIEEPNTKEAKDLQEKLPAEKTATNSTAQDRNRQNYESKLENDANMGGIAALAEKLKMPRKVMNMSLIALLVLGIGLYVSHMMKSAITKFTN